Within Citrus sinensis cultivar Valencia sweet orange chromosome 1, DVS_A1.0, whole genome shotgun sequence, the genomic segment ACtttctatctatctatctatatctATGTATATATACACCTTCTTTGGGTTGTGCAATAATAACACAGGATCTGCTTTTCAAGCCCCAAGCTATTATTGATTGTTTGTATTTTGTGTAGGGAAGAATAGGAACAAGAGAGATATGGAGGTGGGTCAGATGCAAAGAAGGCTTCTGGAGTACACAAAATCCTTGTTCATGGAGGTATAGCAACATGggttttttttgttctttttggttctttttGTATTCCTTGTTTTTGCCTTTGTTGATGGTTTTGATGAGttgtattttgttgtttttgctCTTGGCGAGAGAAGGGAGTTTTGGATAATCAGTTCTTACAGCTTCAGCAACTTCAAGACGAAAGCAACCCAGACTTTGTTGCTGAAGTTGTCTCACTTTTCTTTGCTGATTCTGAAAGACTTGTCAATGATCTCACCAGGGCTCTGTAAGCTCCCTCTTTCAAACTGCTTCTCTGCTTTTGTTGTTGCTTAAAAGTTCTACCTTttctggttttttttttttttttaattttatctgtCCCTCTTCTATTTACTATCTGCTTTGGTTTTTTCTTGTGTATTTGCTGTTGTTTTATAGTGATCAGCCAACTATAGACTTCAAAATGGTTGATTCCCATGTTCATCAATTGAAGGGTAGCAGCTCAAGGTACTATTCAGAAAGCAAAAACACTTGCACAATGATGCCCTTGACATCTGGAGCCTAGAATTGAAATTGGCTCAAGTCtctcaaagaaagaaaaataagcaaTAATGATGATTGACTTAGATCAGAACTGAGGCATCAGtacgaaaaataaaattgtaatggcaaaattgtttcttttctttgatgggatcat encodes:
- the LOC102625019 gene encoding histidine-containing phosphotransfer protein 1 translates to MEVGQMQRRLLEYTKSLFMEGVLDNQFLQLQQLQDESNPDFVAEVVSLFFADSERLVNDLTRALDQPTIDFKMVDSHVHQLKGSSSSIGAERIKNACVAFRNFCEEQNIEGCMSCLQQVKQEYCLVKNKLETLFRMEQQIVAAGGSIPMMELSF